The segment taacaaattccacaaattcaccaccatccagataaagaaatttctccacaacaCTGCTTTGAAATGgcgcccctctgtcctgaggctctGCTGTTTTAATTTATACTCCCCCACcaggggaaacatcttttccacatcgaccctgtccaggcctttcaacattcgaaaggttttaatgagatgccccgtcattcttctaattCCCACAGAGTTCAGACCCAGATCTATCAAACCATCCTCGTATGATAAACCAACCATTCGCTGAATCACCCGTGTGAACCCCCTGTGTACTGTCTCCAACgcctgcacatcttttctaagatatggggcccgcaactgttcacaatactccaggtgaggcctcacctgtgccttataaagcttcacaATCACATCCCTACCCTCGTATTCcacacctctagaaatgaatactaactttgaatttgcctttctcaccaccgactcgacctTCAGTtatccttcagggtgttctgcacaaggactcccaagtccctctgcatctcagattcctgggttttctccacatttagaaaatagtccccacatttatttctactgccaaagtgcatgaccatgcattttccaacattgtatttcatttcctaatttcttgcccattctccagatctgttaagtccttctgcatcctacctgtgtCCTCAACACGaactgcccttccaccaatcttcatacctgcaaacttggcaacaaccatctattccatcatctaaatcattgatacacagcatgaaaagaagtggtttcaacaccgacccctgcggaacagaactagtcactggcagccgacagaaaaggatccttttattcccagtcacaACCCTTAACGTGGTACCGACACACCGCTCACTGTAGCACTGACACACGATTCACCGTGACAATGACATCcccttcacctcctctctcagtGTTACAGATCCGTCAGTCTCTGATCGCCTCCGATCAAAAGTACCAGAGACTTCTGGAAGAATATCAGGAGATGAACAGGACCCAGCGCCAACGCCGACTGCAAAACGACGAGCTGAACTCAACCCTTGAATACAGGACATCCGAGAATTCACGCCTGGATCTCTCCCTGAGGACCTGTCTCAAGAATGTTTCGGCCCTCGACAACAACGTCTCCGTCCTCGAAAGCAAGTTACTTGTTCTCGAGAGCAACCACTCCACCCTTGAAAACAAGGTGTTAGTCCTGGAAAGCAACCTCTCCGTCCTGAGCAGCAATCTCTCTGATCAGCGCCAAATGCAAACCGATCTCCTTGACAACTTCAGACACCTCGAAATGAAGTACGGAACTCTCAACGAAACCAAGGCTGAAATCTGCCAACTGCTGTCCAGCAGAAAGGGTGAGATAACATCCCCACTTCCCGCGCTCCTAATCACAAGACAGAGATGGGAGGGGAGGCTGTAGTCTGGGGCTGATATAGGGACTGTACGATGAGACGTGTGGCGAGACCGACACCCAGTGTCTGAACCCGGCAAGTgcgtgaagggacggtgtggcgTGAGCGACACCTAGTGTCTGATCCCGTCAAGTGCGTGAAGGGACAGTGTAGCGGGAGCGACACCTAGTGGCTGATCCCGGCAAGTGCGTGAAGGGACGGTGTCGCGGGAGCGGAACATTGTGTCTGATCCCGGCAAGTGCGTGAATGGACGGTGTGGCGGGAGCGACACCTTGTGTCTGAACCCGGCAAGTGCGTGAAGGGACGGTGTAGCGGGAGCGACACCTAGTGTCTGATCCCGGCAAGTGCGTCAAGGGACGGTGTAGCGGGAGCGACACCTAGTGTCTGATCCCGGCAAGTGCGTGAATGGACGGTGTAGCGGGAGCGGCACCTAGTGTCTGATGCCGGCAACTGCGTGAAGGGACGGTGTAGCGGGAGCGACACCTAGTGTCTGATGCCGGCAAGTGCGTGAAGGGACGGTGTAGCGGGAGCGACACCTAGTGTCTGATGCCGGCAACAgcgtgaagggacggtgtggagggagctcactctgtgtctgaccccggaagtgtgtgatgggacggtgtggagggagattcactctgtgtgtctgaccccgggaatgagtgatgggacggtgtggagggagattcactctttgtctgaccccgggagtgtgtgatgggacggtgtggagggagattcactctgtgtctgaccccgggagtgtgtgatgggacggtgtggagggagatt is part of the Mobula hypostoma unplaced genomic scaffold, sMobHyp1.1 scaffold_36, whole genome shotgun sequence genome and harbors:
- the LOC134341597 gene encoding B-cell differentiation antigen CD72-like; its protein translation is MGSERPTRRHRTDSSIWLICFLKATLVLTGLCWRIHVLQIRQSLIASDQKYQRLLEEYQEMNRTQRQRRLQNDELNSTLEYRTSENSRLDLSLRTCLKNVSALDNNVSVLESKLLVLESNHSTLENKVLVLESNLSVLSSNLSDQRQMQTDLLDNFRHLEMKYGTLNETKAEICQLLSSRKEPECSQDWIRYEGRCYFISTFERSYDVAKRHCSNSCSKLFEIYSTAEELGGIFLQQGDQIRAPNSKCGLIDVSYNWDVTSRLPYSMS